The Paenibacillus sp. FSL W8-0426 region ACCATGCATCGGGTTCCGGTCTCCTGATGCCAATGCCATTTACGGTTCAGATGTATGTCTGTTCAGGTTGTTTCCAGGTTCAGTATAGTCTTGCTGAAGAAGATCGGATGCGTCTGATTCAAAACCTGAGTGCTCGTAAATAGCAGCAAACGCGTAATTCACTGAAAATCGTATAGACTTCCAGAGGTTTCATCATGTTTTTCTTCACCTTGGGGCAGGTTAACGTTATGACTGCCTGCTACCTATATTTCAGGTGGATGAAGGAGGAAGCAGATGAAGGTTACTCTGGGCCGACAATCCATTCTGCTGCTTGGCGTGAATGGATTGTTTGCGTTAGCCGGGGCTTTGTCCGGAACATTTCTGAATGTCTACTTGTGGAAAAGCCGGCCCGATTACAGCATGCTGGGATGGTTCACCGTGAGTCAACAGCTTACTCTTGGCGCAACATTCTGGCTTGCCGGAAAATGGGTCAAGGAACATGACAAAATGATCGCTTTGCGTCTGGGCACCGGGTTATCGGGCTTGTTCTACATGCTTGTCCTGTGGGCGGGGCCAAAGGCGGTGGATTGGATCTGGCCGCTGGGCATCCTGCTCGGCTGTTCATTGGGGTTGTTCTGGCTTGCCTTTAACGTTGTATATTTTGAGGTGACTGATCGTGAAAACCGGGATTTGTTCAACGGATGGGTGGGGCTGCTGGGCTCCGTGACGGGCATCGTTGGTCCTTGGTTCTCCGGTTTGATCATCTCACGGATGGCTGACAATTCCGGGTACCGGCTCATATTTACAGTATCGCTTGTCATCTATGTCATTGCCGTCGTGTGCAGCTTTTTCCTGAAAAAAAGAAAGGTCAGCGGTACATACTGTTGGACGGAACCGCTGAAGCAGTTATCCCGTAAGGGCAGCCCCTGGAGACCAATTGGCGTGGGGTTGATCGCTCAGGGGGTGCGAGAGGGTGTTTTTGCATTCTTGATCGCACTGCTCGTATATGTCGCCACCCAACAGGAGTATAAGCTTGGGCAATTCTCATTGATCACTTCATCCGTCGCGCTGGTGAGCTACTGGGCCGCAGGAAAATGGTTCAAACCTCGTTACAGGTCTATGGGGATGCTGTCCGGAGCGATATTGTTGTTCTTGGTTCTTCTGCCTCTATTATGGAAGGTTGGTTACGGCACCTTGCTGTTCATGGGAATCGGTTCGGCCATCGGCATGCCGCTGTACATGCTGCCGATGATTTCGGCAGGTTTCGATCTGATGGGGACAAGTGACGAAAACGTGGAGAAAAGAGTGGAACTTGTCGTATTGAGAGAGCTATGCCTCATGACCGGAAGACTGTTGGGGTTGGCATCGTTTTTGGTCATCGTTCAGAGTCAGCCATCGTTGCAAGAGATGGTATGGTTGATCGTAGGCCTGGGTGCATTTCCGCTTGTGGGATGGATTGCCATCCGCAGTTTGCTTAGCACGCATGATCCGAGGGCACCTCAGCGAAAATAAAAGAATAACAGGGTACTTGCGCCGAGTTCAGTTCTCGGGCAAGTACCCTGTTTTAGTTTGCTCCATGGCTTATTTCCATGATGCGGGAGAGGGTTTGTTGGTTCGTGTAAGTGAAAAGAGCTCCATATCTCCGTTTGGAGTACCCGTAACGGCGTCTGCCAGTATGGAGGCTGCAATCATGCTGTATACCGTCCCATTCCCTCCGTAACCCTCAAGAAAATAGGAATGAGGGAATTCCGGATGGGGGCCGATTAATGGCAGCCCGTCATGGGTATTGCCGAATACGGCCCCCCATGTGAAATCGACTTCCAGGTCTGGCAGAGGGAAGTACGCACGAACCTTCTTCAAGAGTTGTTCGCCGCAATGCTTGGCTCGGTGTTCTCTCTGATCCTTGCGCGGCAAATCTTCATCCATCCCGCCAGCCACGATTCTTCCGTCCATCGTTGTCCGCATGTATGTGTATGGAAGCGCGGATTCCCAAATGAGATAGCGGTCATACCAACTGCTGAGATCCGGCAAAGGTTTGGTTACAATGACATAGGAAGTCTGGAGATAGGCCGTTTGATCCTTCTTGATGGACTGGGTTTCGTATCCTGTCGCAAAAATCACTTTGCGAGCATGAATCCGTCCACCCGGCGTATGGCACAACACGCCGTCTTTGAGGAAATCGCAATGGATCATGGCCGTTTTTTCGAAGATCCGGACCCCTTTTTTCGCAGCGGAATGAAACAAACCGTGTACGAAACGAAACGGATTCACCTCGGCATCGCCTCGGGTTAAAAGAGCAGCTGGTTTGCTAATCGAGAGGTGCTTGTTAATAAGGCCGGCATCCCAAAACGCTGCGTCGAAACCGTATCGCTGCAAAGTCCGGGCCTCTTTCTCCAGTATGTGAATGTCTTCTTGACTGCTGGCAAAGCGAAGACTATTTCTTGGGATGAAACAAGGATCCGTATCCAGCGTACCCGCGAGTCGTTCGAGCTGCGCCATGGCATCCCGGCAAAGTTCGTAAAACCGGACGCCGGTATATTCGCCGAATGTATGGATGCAAGAGGTCAACGTTTTGTCATTTGTGTTTTGCAGCAGACCGGCACTGGCCAAACTGCTGCCGTGAGCAATGTTTCTTTTTTCAATGACGACCGTATCCACCCCCTGATCGGCAAGCAGCCGTGATGCTAATGCGCCTCCCATGCCGCCACCGATGATGAGGCAATCGCATGTAAGATCCGTTTGCAGCACAGGGTATGTTGGCGCATCGGTCATCGTGGAAGGCCAGAAGGGCGTACCATATACAAGTTCCAAGAGGGGCAACTCCTTTTCGGTAAGGGATTCTGTATACTTTCGGAAGACAAGGTAAAAATAATCCCGCATGCACTTCAGGTTAAGGAGGATCATTCCTATGCAACATGCGCAAATCCAGGCACTCAGTCCCAAAGAGCTGAATTACATCGCGGACTCCATTTCCAATGAGGAACTGTTGATCAAGCAGTGTGCGGCAACGGCCTCAACCACGCAAATTGCACAAATCCAGCAAGCTTTGAACCAGTACGTTCGCTCCCATGAACAGCATTTGAACACGCTGACTGCCGCGCTGCATCAGCATCAGTCCATTGCTCCTACGCAACCCCAGTAAGGCCCAAAATCAAAAACGCTGAAGGAGGAAGCCCTGTGTATTCTCAATCTTTGTCATCCGGGGGAAGTTTTATGCAGGAACAAGACCTGCTCAGTTCGATTCTCGCAAACCTGAGACGCACGGCGCGCGAGTATACGACCGCCACAACGGAAGCGGCTTGTCCGGCGGTTCGCCAAATGTTTATGGATTTGACGAACGATACGCTCAGGCTGCAGGGCGAGCTGTTCAATCTGATGCAGCAAAACAATATGTATTCCGCTTCGTCGAAGGCGCTCCGCCAGGACATAGACAAGCAAATCCAGTCTGCCCATCAGGCGCAGCAGAAATGCCAGCAGTTCGTGCAGGAGAAAAGCACGCAATCTGCCACGTACAACCATGCACCCAACGTTCCGCAGCATCCGGCAAATTACGGCAATCCCTATTACGTGTAATTTCCCGGAATGAGTTTTGAATCCGAAAAAAGCAGAGCATACCACCGCTTGCCCGAATTCCGAGCAGGCGGTTTTTGTGTTTGCACAGACGTTAAATTCATGTAATATTAGTATTAATTCATTTTCAGGAACCTGATAAGTGCTGGAGGGAAAGGCATGAAGGATTTGAACGATTTGCAATTGAAAGTTCTCGATCTGTTGAAGGAAGATGCTAGAAGAACTCCTGCATTGTTGTCGACACTGCTCGGCGAACCGGAGGAACATATCAAAAAGGCTGTCGAGGAACTGGAGCAAGAACACGTCATCGTGAAGTACGCCACGGTCGTAAACTGGAGCAAAGTGCACGACGAGAAGGTCACGGCGTTGATCGAAGTGCAAATTACGCCTGAACGGGGGCGCGGTTTTGAAGGGATTGCGGAGCGGATCTATCTGTATCCTCAGGTCAAATCCGTTTACTTGATGTCTGGCGCGTATGACCTGCTCGTCGAAGTCGAGGGCGGCAACCTGCGCGAGGTAGCCAATTTTGTGTCGGAGAAGCTGTCTCCCATCGATTCGGTCCTTTCGACCAAAACCAACTTTATTCTCAAAAAATACAAGCAGGACGGGATTATTTTCGAGGACCATCAAGAAGATAACCGTCTCATGATCTCGCCGTAAAGGAAGATGTGTCATGATATTGAATGAACAGACAACAGGAAGCACCAAAACCATGAATTCATATTTGTCGCCACTGGTTCAGCAAATTCCTCCTTCCGGCATCCGCAAGTTTTTCGACTTGGTCGGAGACAACAAGGATATCATTACGCTAGGGGTCGGCGAGCCGGATTTCATCACGCCGTGGCATATGCGCGAAGCGTGCGTGTATTCGTTGGAACGCGGCATGACCAGCTACACCTCCAATGCGGGCATGCCCCAGCTGAGGGAGGCGCTCAGCGAGTATTTGGATACTCAATTCCATACGAAATATGATCCAAAAAACGAAATCATCGTAACGGTCGGCGGCAGTGAAGCCATTGACTTGGCCTTGCGCGCGCTCATCGTGCCAGGAGACGAAATTTTGATCCCGGAGCCGTCGTATGTAGCGTATTCTCCCATTGCTTCCATAGGCGGCGGCGTGCCGGTCGGCATCGAAACGTATGCGAAGGACCAGTTCAAACTTACGGCAGAAGCGCTTGAGGCCAAGATCACGCCTAAATCCAAGGTCGTCATTCTCTGTTATCCAAGCAATCCGACGGGAGCGATCATGACGCATGAGGATTGGCTGCCGATCGCTGAGGTAATCAAAAAGCATGATTTGATCGTCATCGCGGATGAAATTTATGCCGAGCTGACGTACAACCAAAAACATGTCAGTTTTGCAGCCGTCCCCGACATGAAGGATCGCACGATTCTGGTCAGCGGTTTTTCCAAAGCATTTGCCATGACGGGCTGGAGAATCGGGTACATGTGCGGGCATCCCGAGTTGATCTCGGCGATGCTGAAGATTCATCAATATACGGTGATGTGTGCGCCGGCCATGGGTCAGGTAGCTGCTTTGGAGGCATTAAGGAACGGAATGGCCGAAAAAGACCGGATGGTGGAATCGTATAACCAGCGGAGACGATTGATCGTGCAAGGATTCAGAGACATCGGTCTCGATTGTCACGAGCCTCAGGGCGCGTTCTATGCGTTCCCGAGCATTCAAAAGACGGGGCTCAGCTCGGACGTATTTGCCGAACGCCTATTGACGGAGAACAAGGTAGCCGCCGTGCCAGGAAACGTATTTGGGCCTCAAGGTGAAGGCTTCTTGCGGTGTTCCTATGCGACATCTGTCGCGCAGTTGAATGAGGCATTGGATCGGATTGGGAATTTTGTCCATAAAGTGTTGAAAGAGGGATAACAGATTGTAGCAAAAGCTGTTGATGTTACATTTCGGATATACGGAAAAAATAACTTTCTTTTACAAGATTTTATGATATAATTTCATTTTGAAATAAGTTTTCATAAAATTGAAATGAAATCCATTCCAAGGAGGGTTAGCTTTGTTCTGTGTTGAATATGATTTACCGACGAATCGTGGACATTATTTGGCAGAAGGCGATCATGGCGACCGATGGTCGGTGAACCCTGAGCACGCATCTTTGCATAACGTTTCCTTGGAAGAAGAGATCCATATGTTGCGATGCAAAATGGAACAGTTATTTTTGGAGGAGAAATCCTTCACTTCGGATATCGTTATTGAAATCAGCAGCTTGCTCGATCTGAAAATCAACGAATATTACATGAAGCAGAAACCGACAAAAGGCAAATAATTTTGTCCTTGAGCGAAAACGTTACCTGTAAGGAAATGAGACCCCCATCCGGGGTCTTTTTTGATGATCGTTGAGAAAAGACAAATGATACAAAATGGTCTTGTAAAAGGCATAAGAGGCCTGGACGGGCACGCTGTTTTTGCGAGTGGGATAATTGTGATATATTTGTAGTTAGGAGAATAGAGGGGGAATGGGGATGAAAAGGTTTTGGGGAATGCTGTTCATCGTTTCGATCGTTTTGATGCTGTCCGGATGTGGCGGCAAGGATGGTTTTACCATTTTCATCATTGATAATCAAGGTAATCCGTCGGTCATTTCCGAACAGCTGCAAACCAATTTGCAGCAAAAACTGGGTGAAGAACCGAAGGTTGAAGTCATTACTAGCGCGATGTACGACGTGCAAAAAATTTTGGTCGAGTATGCGGCCGGTGGACATGACATTTTCATCTTGCCCGAGGCAGACATGAAACAATATGGAAAAAGCGGGTCCAATGTTCCGCTGGAAGATACGTTTGATGCCGAGAAATACAAACGGGGCGTGTTTGACGGAGGCGTCCTGGTTGAGCAGGGCGAGGGAGACAACGGTTCCGACATCAAAACAGAATCTCATCTCTACGGTATTCCGCTGGAGGAGATGCAAATGTTCAAGGACGTGAAATATGCGGCCAGCAATTTGTTTGCCACGATTCCGGTGTCCGCTTCCAATGTGGATGAGGCCAAAAAAGTTTTGAAGGCGTTGACAGAATAAGAGAGCTTCCATTCAAACACATCGACAGAGGAGGAGAGCGGATTGCTGATAACGGTCACAGGCGGCGTCGGCAGCGGCAAAACCCGGTTTGCCCTCGACTATGCAGCCCGGATTAGCCGGGAAGGGATCTATTTGTCCACAGGCGACCATGATCCAGTGAATCCGGAGCTGCCGTCCGCTCATTACCGGGCCATATCGGCAGTGAAAGGGCCCCAATTGGCCCAGGTTATTGATCAGATCAACCGGGAATCGAATCTTTATTTGGCGGATCAGCGCATTCTTATTGTGGATAGCCTAACCGCATGGATGGCGGCGAGCTTCGACGTCTGTGACAATCTGAACGAACAGAGGAACGATACCCAGAAATTGCTTGGCGCATTGCTTTCGTACCAGGGCAAACTGCTCGTCATTACGAACGAAATGCATGCATCGCTGCAACCTTCCGAGAAAGAGCGAGTTTTCGCAGCTCGCATGGCGTCCGTGAACCGGATGCTTCAATCTCACTCGGATCGGATGTTTATGCTCGTTTCAGGGCTGGCCATTGATTTGAAATCACATGCGCTGCGATATGAATAAATGTTGAACCCATGTAATAAGCCTCGGCCATTCCACTTAGGGAGGGACCGAGGCTTTACTCATGTATATCCGTATCTATTTAAGCGAGTTTGTTACTTGCGGGATTTGATCCGTTTGATCCACCAGATGACAAAAATAATGGCGGCAATCGCAACAATGACATAAACAACCAGTGAATAGACATCCATGAACTCCAAAATGCTCTCCCACGATGCGCCAAGCGCGGCGCCGACCGAAACAAGGATGATGTTCCAGACCAGTGTGCCAATCGTTGTAAAGAGAATAAACAGGCCAAATTTCATGTTGGACATGCCTGCCGGAATGGAAATCAGGCTGCGAACCAGCGGCACCATGCGGCAGAACAATACCGTCCATATCCCATACTTGTCGAACCAAGCATCGACGCGGTGGATATCTTCCTTCTTGATGCGCAGGATATGGCCCCATCGATCCACGATTTTTTCCAGGCGTTCAACGTCGATCAGCAGCCCGATGCCGTACAGGATGATGGCACCAAGCACCGAACCGATCGTTGCCGCGATAATAACGCCGGGAAGGGTGAGGCCGGTATAGGTGGTCATAAATCCGCCAAAAGGCAAAATAATTTCCGAAGGAATGGGCGGGAACACGTTCTCCAGGGCAATGATCAACGCAATGCCGATGTATCCGTATTGTTCCATGAAATCGGTGATCCAGTTTTGCATAATCGTCTCCTCTACTATAAAATGACATAGATTTGGCGCGCATTCGCAGAACATACCAATTGTGGTATACGTATAGGGCCTGAGGTTGGTTTCTGAAAATTTGCATTTCCGTCACACCCGCAGGTCAAGTATACTGGTAAAGTTGAGGACAAGAAGAATGTAGTCGATCTTACCCATGCTCATGGGAACGCTGACGTTAAAGATTTAGCCAATGGAGGGATCAAGATGGGCATATATACAAGAACCGGTGATGAAGGGCAGACTTCGGTGATCGGAGGACGAGTGGTCAAGGACGACGATCGGGTGGAGGCTTATGGCACGATTGATGAGTTGAACTGTTTTGTCGGTCAGGCCATCAGCCTTATCGATGATGCAAAGGGCTCGTTCGAAGACCTGAAAGAACAGCTGTCGGAGATTCAACAGGAGCTGTTTGATTGCGGCTCCGATCTGGCGTTTGTCAACATTACGGAAAATCGGTATAAAGTAAAAGACGACAAGGTTGCGCGGCTGGAGCAATGGATTGATCTGTTCGATACCGAAAATCCGAAAGTGGAGCGGTTCATCATTCCTGGGGGCACCCTGCTGTCTTCTGCGCTTCACGTATGCCGTACCGTGTGCCGTCGTGCCGAACGCCGGGCAGTCACGCTAGGGCAGCATACCGACATCAATCCGTCTGTGCGTCGTTACTTGAACAGGCTGTCGGACTATTTCTTTGTGGTTGCCCGGACAGCCAATGCAAGACAGCAGGTACAGGATGTTGAATACGTTCGCAGCAAAAAGGTTTTCCGCCGCAAAGAGGCAAAGAGTGAGGAATGAACGGCAAAGGAATGAAAAGGAACCAATGAACGGTTATTACACACCAATCACATACACGGTATCCGAGCAGGAGGAAGGTTGGCTGCTGAAGACGGTACTTCAGCGACGCCTTCACGTATCGCGCAAACTTCTGTCACGACTGAAGCTGACAGAGCACGGCATTATGTTGAATGGAGAGCGAGTGTATATCAGCGTCAAGGTGGCTGCAGGAGATCTCGTCGAAATTCGGATGGAGCAGGAGGAGTCGGATGATATTCTTCCCGAAGAACTGCCTTTTTCCATTTTATATGAGGATGAGCACCTGCTGATCGTAAACAAGGATGCAGGCATCATCGTACATCCTACGCATGGTCACTATACGGGAACGTTGGCGAACGGCGTCGTGCATTATTGGAAAGCCAAAGGCGAACGTGTCCGTTTTCGTCCGGTGCATCGGCTGGATCAGGAAACGTCGGGCGTGCTGGCCATTGCCAAAAATCCGTATGTGCATCAGCATGTGTCGGAACAGATGATAGCAGGCACGGTAGACAAGCGTTATATCGCTTTTGTGCACGGCAGCCCTACCCCAGAAGAAGGGACGATCGACGGTCCGATCGACCGCGACCCCGAGGAGCCGCATCGCCGGATCGTCACGTCGGACGGTTACCCTGCCCGTACGCTCTATAAGACATTAGCGAAATGGGATGGAGGAACGGCGAGCGAAGTGAGCCTTAAGCTGGAAAGCGGCAGGACGCATCAGATTCGCGTGCATATGACGTCGATCCACTGCCCGCTGATCGGGGACAGCATGTACCAAACATTGCCGGACGCGGGCATTGACGCCCGAACGGTGGCCTTGCGAGCTGAGCGGGACGGTTGGATCGATCGGCAGGCTTTGCATGCATGCGAGCTGTCGTTCGAGCATCCGATTTTGCGTAAGCGAATGACGTTCCATGCCCCGCTTCCTGCAGACTTGCAGGATCTGAAGCAGCGCTTGCAGCAAGAGAACGAGAATACGGAGGAACAGGAATCATGAGCCGATTGAAAGTTTATCAATATGCCAAATGCGGCACCTGCCGCAAAGCGGTCAAATGGCTGGAAGGCAAGGGGCACGAGTTGGCATTGGTGCCGATCTTTGACGCCCCTCCTTCCGAGGCGGAACTGAAACAATTCATCGAGCTGAGCGGGCTTGAAGTGAAGAAGTTTTTCAACACCAGCGGTGAGGTCTACAAGGAGCAGCAGCTCAAAGACAAGCTTCCGGGCATGTCGACGGACGAGCAAATTCGTTTGCTTGCATCGAATGGCCGCCTTATCAAACGTCCCATCGTCACGGACGGAACAAAGGTCACTGTTGGATTCAAGGAAGAGACGTTCGAGCAGGTATGGAGTTAGGTTTGAAGCATGCCCTGATCGACAAGACGTTTCCGGTATCGTCCAAAAAACAGGGCTTTTTTGGCTGGCCGCCGCTTGGCGGAACTATGCTATAATGTTAGAATTATAGCGGTCATTTTTTGATATAGAAGACAGGAGAGATTAATTCGAAGTGAATCAACGTAATGAACCTACTTTGTTGCTGGTAGACGGTATGGCAGTGTTGTTCAGGGCGTTCTATGCGACATCTGCGAGCGGATATATCAGACGTACAAAGGCAGGATTGCCGACCAACGCGGTGTACGGGTTTATCCGTTACTTCTGGGATGCGGTCCAGACTTTTGGGCCAAGCCATGTCATCTGCTGCTGGGATATGGGAGGCAAGACGTTTCGCGGTGAGGAATATGCGGCATACAAGGGGAACCGGGCGGAAGCGCCGGATGATCTGATTCCCCAATTTTCGCTGATTCGTGAGGTCATGGACAGTCTTGGCGTTCCGAATATCGGGGCTCAAGGCTTTGAAGCCGACGATTGTATCGGTACCCTCGCCAAATACTACACCGAGCAGAACAACATGAACGTCATGGTGTTGACCGGGGATCATGACATGCTGCAGCTGATCAATGACCGGACAAGCGTGATCATCATGAAAAAGGGACACGGCAATTACATGGTATACACTCCCGATTCCTTGATGGAAGAGAAGCAGCTTGCCCCGCGTCAGATCATTGACATGAAGGGTCTTATGGGCGATGCCAGCGACAATTATCCGGGCGTTCGCGGCATTGGCGAGAAGACGGCGCTCAAACTGGTGCAGGAGTACGGCTCCATTGAGGGAATTTTGGATAATTTGGATCAATTGACGCCTTCGGTCCGGAAAAAGATCGAGAACGATCTGGACATGCTTCATTTATCCCGCAGATTGGCAGAGATTCATTGTGAAGTACCCGTAGCTTGCGCATTGGATGTATGCGAGTTCCAACTTGACCCGGATGCGGTCATGGACAAATTCGAGCAACTTGAGATGAAGAGCCTCGGCTCTTGGATGGGAGTGGCGACAGGTTGAGCAGCATGAACACGCGAGGAATCGGCAAAAAGTGGTGGACCGGGGCAATGGCCCTGATCCTGGCTTTGCCGGTATTATTGTCAGGAGCCGTGGGCGCTCCCGAAACAGCAGAAGCCAAAGCGGCAATCAGCACCAAAGTACAAAAAGTGAAAACGGCAGGACGCACCTTTACGGTGCAAACGGTCAGCATTCCGAAAGGAACGCCGGTGACGGTGGGACTTGCCAAAAAACAAGTGGGACAGACAGCTACGCTGCCATCGATCGTAAAGGCTTACGGTGCGCAAGCCGCGATTAACGGAGCTTTCTTCGAGGCCTATAACGGGGCGCCGGACCCATACGGCATGTTGATTGCCAATAGCAAAGTGATACATATCGGAAGATACGGAACAAGCATCGGTTTCAAAGCGGACGGCACGGCGATCATGGATTCATTGCAGGTGAGCCTGACGGGCAAGGTTACCGGCAAAGACGGCAAGCCGCGCAGCTGGTACGCTACCTTTGTCAACCGCACGCCTGCGGCAGATGCCAACATCAGCATGCTGTATACGCCGGAACGAGGCGGCAAGGTCGGATTCAAAGGCGGGATCGCCGTGGTGATCGAAAAGGGGATCGTGACCAAGAAATTAACAAACAATAACGTCTCCATTCCGAAGAACGGGTCGGTTCTGGTCTTTACAGGCACGCTGAAGTCCATGGCAGACCGTTTTGATGTGGGCTCTGCCGTAGAGATGAACTATAAATACACGAATGCCTCAGGCAAGGAGATTCCTTGGGAAGATGTTGTGACAGCGGTAGGAGCCGGTCCACGTTTGGTAAAAGACGGGAAAGTGGCGGTGAATCCGGTGAGCGAGGGCTTTAAGGATACCAAGATTCTGAACGCTTCAGGCGCTCGAAGCGGAATCGCCATCATGGCGGACGGCTCCGTAATGCTGGCTACCGTTCCGGGAGCCACGATCAAGGAGTGGGCTGCCGTCATGCAGAAGCTTGGAGCCAAACAAGCGATGAACCTGGATGGCGGAGCCTCTTCAGGCCTTTATGCCGGCGGCAAGATGCTGACTTCCCCCGGGCGGTTGCTTAGCAATACCCTTGTATTCGGCGGTTCGGTGAAATAAAACGGAGAAGCATAGGAGGTTGTCATGATGAAGATGACGCATCATCCGAAGTCAGATCAGGCTGGCCCAGCCGTGCTTGCGGTCAACGTTGGGCAGCCCCGGCCATTGCCTGGCCAGAAGCGGGAAGTTTTGAGCGGCATCGTGAAAACGCCCGTGTCGACACAGGTATTCCTGTCGTTCACCGGTTTGGCCGGGGATGGCCAGGCCGACCTGGTGCACCATGGCGGACCGGACAAGGCGCTCTGCGTTTATGACTACAGCCGTTACCCGGCTTTGGAGCAGCTGATGGATCGCAGGCTTG contains the following coding sequences:
- a CDS encoding 5'-3' exonuclease H3TH domain-containing protein translates to MNQRNEPTLLLVDGMAVLFRAFYATSASGYIRRTKAGLPTNAVYGFIRYFWDAVQTFGPSHVICCWDMGGKTFRGEEYAAYKGNRAEAPDDLIPQFSLIREVMDSLGVPNIGAQGFEADDCIGTLAKYYTEQNNMNVMVLTGDHDMLQLINDRTSVIIMKKGHGNYMVYTPDSLMEEKQLAPRQIIDMKGLMGDASDNYPGVRGIGEKTALKLVQEYGSIEGILDNLDQLTPSVRKKIENDLDMLHLSRRLAEIHCEVPVACALDVCEFQLDPDAVMDKFEQLEMKSLGSWMGVATG
- a CDS encoding phosphodiester glycosidase family protein; the protein is MNTRGIGKKWWTGAMALILALPVLLSGAVGAPETAEAKAAISTKVQKVKTAGRTFTVQTVSIPKGTPVTVGLAKKQVGQTATLPSIVKAYGAQAAINGAFFEAYNGAPDPYGMLIANSKVIHIGRYGTSIGFKADGTAIMDSLQVSLTGKVTGKDGKPRSWYATFVNRTPAADANISMLYTPERGGKVGFKGGIAVVIEKGIVTKKLTNNNVSIPKNGSVLVFTGTLKSMADRFDVGSAVEMNYKYTNASGKEIPWEDVVTAVGAGPRLVKDGKVAVNPVSEGFKDTKILNASGARSGIAIMADGSVMLATVPGATIKEWAAVMQKLGAKQAMNLDGGASSGLYAGGKMLTSPGRLLSNTLVFGGSVK